Below is a window of Clostridiales bacterium DNA.
TCACCGGGAAGATCGAGGAATACATTCTCCGGAACCATGGCGGGCGGCTGGACGGAGCCATCGGTTCCTCCCTGGGGAGCACTTTCGTCGGCCAGCTCATCCAGCGGCAGAACGTCCATCTGGATCACGGCATATTCGGCAGCCCGGACCTGGACCAGAGCGGTAAATTCAGCGCCTGGCTGCAGTCCAAACTGGTCGTGCCGCTGCTCACCGGCTTCACCGGAAGCGAAAAGAAGCGGAAAAAGTCAAAGGAAAAGCTGAAGCGCTTCTTTGAGATGAGCGATGAGATGGCCGATAAGTTCATCGACTGCTTCGCCCGTTTCAGCCCGGAATCCATCCGGAATGAATACTATACAGACCTGCTCACCTGGCTGGAAGACGATATCCATGTGGAGCATACCCGGGTGCATTTTATCTATGCCCGGAAAATGGGTGAAAAATACCTGAACCGGTACCGGAAATATTTCCGGAACCCGGATATCCGGGAGTTTGATATGCAGCATGAGCAGTGGCTGTTCGGCGGGGAACAGTACACCGGGCCGGTGCTGAAAGCCATTGATGAATTCATGGAAATGCCGGTGTAAGGGAGGCTGCCCCGGCATTCCTGGATCCATTCTCAGCAGAATTCCATTCAGCATCTTATGATCGTCCTGTGCATAGACAAATTGACGATCATTTTTTTCCATTGTAAAATATGGCGGTATATGATTGAAAAAGAGGTGGCCGCGCCGTGAAACACGGGGGAAATGTCTGGGGTTCGGGGGATCCGTCCGGATGGGTGGATTTTTCCGCGAACCTTCGTCCGGACGGTCCTCCCCGTTGGGTGCGGGAAGCGGTCTGTGACGCCCAGCGGGATATCCGGTTCTATCCGGATCCGGATATGAAGCGTGCCCGGGAAGGTCTTTCAACGTTCCTGGGTATCCCGGCGGACTGTGTGCTGCCGGTTCCCGGCGGAATCGCGGCAATCGATCTGGCGCTCGGTTTATCCCCCGGCTGTGTTTATATCCAGCCGCCGACCTTCAGCGGGTATGCGGAGCGGGCCAGGGTCCATGGCCGTCCGTTTGAAACCTGGGCCGGAAAATGCCGCCCGGGTGATACCCTGGTAATCTGCAATCCCAACAATCCGACCGGCAGCGTCCGGAAACCGGCGGAACTGCTCACCCTCCTGGATGCCTTGTCGGCCGGGGGCGCAGGCCTGCTGGTCGATGAAGCCTTTATTGAATACTGTCCGGAATACAGCCTGCGCGGTTTCCTCCGTCCGGGGCTGATAATTGCCGGCTCCCTGTCCAAGATCCTGGGAACACCCGGGATCCGGCTGGGCTATATCTGCGCGGTGCCGGAAACGGTCCGGACCCTGCGGGAGCAGATGTTCCCCTGGCCGCTGGACGCGTTCGCTTCGGAAATCGCCGCGCGGCTCCCGGAACATGCGGAGGAGATCCGTGCGGACTGCCGGCTGAATGCGGAACGCCGGAACGCTTTTGCCGGGCAGCTGCAGGCCCTCGGCGCGGAAGTTTATCCGTCGGAAAGCAATTTCCTGCTGGCTGATTTCCGCCGGAATATGTCCGAAGCGGCGGAGCAGCTGAAAGCCCGCGGGATCCTGGTCCGGACCTGTGCGTCCTTCGGCCTGCCGGGCAGTTTCTGGCGCCTGGCCGTAAAAAAAGAAGCGGAAAACACCCATCTTGTCAGTGAACTGGAGGAGATCCTGCATGCGCGGTAAATGCCTGATGGTCCAGGGGACCGCCTCATCCGTCGGAAAGAGTGTCCTGTGCAGCGCCTTCCTCCGCATTATGAAGCAGGACGGCTGGAAGGTCGCCCCGTTCAAGGCGCAGAACATGTCCCTCAATTCCTTTGTCACGCGCAGCGGGCTGGAAATGGGCCGTGCCCAGGTGACGCAGGCCCAGGCCGCCGGCATCGAGCCGGAAGCCTGCATGAATCCGGTGCTGCTCAAGCCGACCGGAGACCGCCGCAGCCAGGTGATCGTCGAGGGGAAAGCCATCGGGAACATGACCGCCATGGAATACCATCAGTACAAACCGGCCCTGCGCAGGCGGATCAAAGAGATTTACGACTTCCTGGAAGCCAAAGTGGACTGTGTGGTCATTGAGGGCGCCGGAAGCCCCGCGGAGATCAATCTCCGGGAGGGCGACATCGTCAATATGAGCATGGCACAGTCCGCGGACGCTCCGGTCATCCTCGTGGGGGATATCGACCTCGGCGGCGTGTTCGCCTCCCTCCTGGGAACGGTGATGCTGCTGACGGAAGAGGAGCGGAACCGGGTTAAGGGGATCATCATCAACAAGTTCCGGGGAGATGTCAAAATCCTGGAACCCGGTTTAAGGATGCTGGAGGACCGGATCCATATACCCGTCCTCGGCGTCGTTCCGTGGATGGATGTGGAGCTGGAGGATGAGGACAGCGTCACGGAACGTTTCCGCCGCCAGGGCGGTGCAGGAGATATTGATGTTGCCGTGGTGAAGCTCCGCCATATTTCCAACTTTACCGATTTCCAGTCCCTGGCCCTTCAGCCGGGCTGCCGCCTGCGTTATGCGGAGAATGCCGGCGATCTGGAAAGCGCCGACCTCATTGTCCTTCCCGGCACCAAGAATACGATTGAGGACCTGATCGACCTGCGGAACCGCGGGCTGGACCAGGCCGTTATCCGCCATGCGCGCCGCGGCAGAATGGTCGTCGGTATCTGCGGAGGATACCAGATGCTCGGTAACCGGCTCCGGGATCCGGATCATACGGAATCCGCCGTTCCGGAAGCTGCCGGGCTTGGTCTGCTGGATATGGATGTGGTTTTTGAAAAGGAAAAGCAGACCGCGCAGGCGGTCGGTGTAATCACCGGTGCTTCCGGATGGACTGCACCCTATGCCGGAACGGAGATAGACGGCTATGAAATCCATGCGGGAAAAGTAACGGTCGGACCGGAAGCGGTTCCGTGGCTGCAGATCCGCGGACAGGCGGACGGCATCATGAACCGGGAAGGCAATGTGCTCGGCACCCACCTGCACGGCCTGTTTGACGACGGGCAGCTGTTTGCCGCAGTCGCGTCCCAGGTCCGTACACTGCGCGGAGATTCGGATCCGGCTGCCGCCCCGGTCAGCTTTGAGGAATTCCGGGAAAAGGAATTTGACCGGATTGCGGCCATCGTCCGCAGCAGTGTGGATATGGATGCCGTATACCGGATTATTCGCGGGGAGGCAGTTTCATGCGTTTCGGAATCCTTGCGCTGATTGCCGGTTTCCTGCTGGATCTGCTGCTGGGAGATCCGGAATGGCTGTATCATCCGGTCCGGCTGATCGGCAAATATATCTCCTTCGCGGAAAAGCGCCTCCGCGCCCGGGGTGGCAATCTGCGGAAAAGCGCAGTGCTTCTCACCGCGTCCACCGTCCTGCTGACCATGGCCGCTGCCGCGCTGATCCTGTTCCTGCTCCATCTTGCGGGACAGATTCCCCTTTTCATCGGTATGGCGCTGATGAACTGGATGGGAATCGCCGTCACCTGCATGGCAAAGGAAGCCGGGGATGTGGAAAAATCGTTTGACCGCGGAATCTATGCTGCCCGGAACCAGGTTGCGCGCATTGTCGGCCGGGATACCAGCCGACTGGATGAGGAAGAAATCGTGAAGGCCGCGGTGGAAACCGTGGCGGAGAACACCACGGACGGAGTCATCTCCCCGCTGTTCTGGGCGCTCCTCGGCGGCCCGGTCCTGCTCTGGGGCTTCAAGGCTGCCAATACACTGGATTCCATGGTGGGCTATATGGACGAGAAATACCGGGATATCGGCTGGAGCAGCGCAAAGCTGGATGATGTGCTGAATTATCTTCCTGCCCGGCTGACCGCCGTGCTGATGACCTGCGCCGCCTTTCTGGGCGGCCTGGACGGAAAAAACGCCTGGCGTATCGTCCGCCGGGACCACGCTAATCACAAAAGTCCCAACTGCGCGTGGAGTGAAGCGGCCGCCGCCGGCGCGCTGCATATCCAGCTGGGCGGAACGCATGAATACTTCGGAAAGCCTGTACTGAAGCCGACCATCGGCGACGCGGACCGTCCGGCCGAAAGGAAGGATATCCGCCTGGCCGTCCGACTGCTCTATATTACTGCTTTCCTGATGATGGCCGTCATTGCGGTCATCGGATTACTGTGGGGGATTTGGATATGAACAGCACAGATCACAGCAGCCATTTTTTCCGGAACACGGAATGCGAGCACTTCCCGTGCCATGCAGGCATCTGCGAAGAGGAGTTCAACTGCCTGTTCTGCTACTGCCCGCTCTATACGCTCGGAAAGCAGTGTGGCGGCAATTTCCATTATACCGAAAAAGGGGTCAAAAGCTGCCGTGACTGCACCTTCCCGCACCGGAAGGAAAACTACCGGCAGATCATTGCCCGGTTTGATGAAATCAAGGCCGTTGTCCGGCGGATGGATGGAGAGGAAGAATGAACGTACAGCAGCAAGCCCGGAAACGGTGGGACAGCATTGCCAAACCGCTGCATTCCCTCGGGCTCCTGGAAGACCTGGTCGTCCGGATTGCCGGGACACAGGGCACGCCGGACGTTCGCATTGACCGGCGCTGCGCGCTGGTCTTCTGTGGGGACCACGGGGTAGTCCGGAAGGGCGTCAGCCAGGCTGGCAGCGAAGTCACCGCCCTCGTCGCGAAGTCCATCGCGGAGGGAACCGGGAACATTAACCTCATGGCATCCTCTGCAAACGCGGACGTGCTGGCTGTCGATATGGGAATGCTGACCCGGGTGCCTGGAACGACGGACCGGCATGTGGGAAGCGGTACCGCGGACATCACCGAAGGTCCTGCCATGAGCCGTGAACAGGCGGAAAAAGCGGTCGCGGCCGGAATCGATATGATGAAGACCCTCTCGGAACGGGGGTACCGGATCGCCGTCATCGGTGAGATGGGCATCGGCAACACAACGGCCGCCAGCGCCGTCACATCGGTATTGCTCGGCCTGCCTCCCGAAGAGGTTACAGGCCGCGGCGCGGGGCTTTCCGATGCGGGGCTCCGGCGGAAGATCGCCGCGATCCGCCGGGCCGTTGAGGTCAACCGGCCGGATGCGGATGACCCCATGGATGTCCTCGCTAAGCTCGGCGGATTTGAACTGGCCGGGATGGCCGGAGCGTATCTCGGCGGCCTGAAATACCATATTCCGACCATTCCGGACGGAATGATTCCCGCGGCATCCGCCCTTCTGGCTTCCCGGATGAATTCCGAAGTCACCGATACCCTGCTGCCCGGTCCGGTCAGCAAAGAGCCGGCGGACCGCCTGATCCTGGATTCCCTGGGACTGGAACCGGTGATCTGCGCGCAGACGGCGCTGGGGGAAGGAACCGGCGGAATCCTGCTGCTGCCCCTGCTGGATATGGCGCTGAAGGTTTACAACGGGCCGCATACTTTTGAAGCATTGAAAATGGAGGCGTATTCGCCCCAGGAGGAACTGCCGTGATTATTCTGGTCACCGGGGGCAGCGGCTGCGGAAAGTCGACCTGGGCGGAGAAGCTGGTGCAGTCCCTGCTTTCCGGAAAACGGGTATATATCGCCACGATGCAGGTTTATGACCGGGAGTCGGAAATCCGGGTGCAGCGGCATCGGGCCCAGCGGGCCGGCCTGGGATTCCGGACCGTTGAATGCGAAAAAGACCTGGCGTCTGCACCGGTGGAAGACGGAAGCGTCGTGCTGCTGGAGGACCTGGTCAATCTGACCGCCAACGAAATGTTTGACGGCGGCAATCCGGCCCGGATTGTTCCCGCCCTGCAAGACCTGGCCGCACGGTGCAGCCACCTGGTCATGGTCACCAACGACCTGTTTTCCGACGGCGGGAATTATTCCCCTTCCGTGCAGGAATACCTGCGCTGCCTGGCGGATATTCACCGGGAGGCAGCCGGGATGGCGGACTGTGTGGTTGAAATGGTTTATTCCATTCCGGTTGTGCTGAAAGGAGAGGTCCCATGCCTGTGTTCCGTTCCCTGCTGATCGCGTTTTCCACCTATTCCCGCATTCCCGTTCCGCAGGTGGAATGGAATGAGGAAAACCGCCGCTGGAGCATGTGCTTCTTCCCGCTGGTCGGCCTGGTCATCGGCCTGCTGCTGTGGGGCTGGCTGGCCCTGTGCGGCAGCCTGAAGATCGGCCCGTTCCTCCGGGGCGCGGTTTCCGCGATAATTCCCCTGCTGCTCACCGGCGGAATCCATATGGACGGCTATATGGATACCATTGATGCCCTGGCCTCCTGGCAGCCGAAGGAAAAGCGCCTGGAGATCCTGAAGGACAGCCATGTCGGCGCCTTTGCGGTCATGGGCTGTGCGGGATACCTGCTTCTTTCTGCAGCGCTTTATGCCGAGGCCGCTCCCGCTGACGGGATCCGCTTCATCGGCGTGTTCGTGCTGTCCCGGGCGCTCAGCGCCTTTGCGCTGCTGCGGCTGAAGAATGCCCGGAACCAGGGCATGCTGGATGACACGGCCAAAGCCTCCGGGCAGCATGCGGTCATGCTCAGCTGCGCCGTCTACGCGGCTTTGTGCCTGCTCCTGTGGCTCATCTCCGGCGGCTGGATTGCCCCGCTCTGCGCGCTGGCGGCAGTGCTTTGCTTCCTGTATTATCAGCATATGGCCTATAAACAGTTCGGCGGAGTCACCGGCGACCTGGCAGGCTGGTTCCTGCAGGTCACGGAGCTGGTGCTTTCCGCGGTAATCGTGATCGGAGGGAAACTGCTGTGAAACTGTATATCGGCGGGGCATACCAGGGCCAGGAAGAGCTGGCGCGGCGGGAGAATCCCGGCGCCCCGGTCTTTCCGGATTTCCATGAAACCATCCGCCGGGAGGTCGTGAAAGGCGGTCTGGATCCCCGTGCTTTTGCGGAACAGTTCTGCCGGGAGCATCCGGATGCAGTGGTTGCCGCGGACGAGGTCGGTGCGGGCGTTGTGCCGTTGGCAGCGGAAGACCGTGCCTTCCGGGAAGCGGTCGGCCGTGTGCTGTGCGTCATCGCCCGGAATGCCGTTGAAGTCACCCGGTGCGTATGCGGAATCGGGGTGCGGATCAAATGAGCTGGATCCTCATCCGCCACGGAATGACGCAGGGGAACCTGGAAAAGCGGTATGTCGGCAGCCGGACCGATGAGCCGCTCTGCCCGGAGGGGATCCTCCGGCTGAAACAGCTTTCATATCCGGATGTGCAGTGTGTATATGCCAGTCCCATGAAGCGCTGCCTGGAAACGGCCGGAATCATTTATCCCGGCCTTCCCGTCCGGATTGTTCCGGATTTCCGGGAATGCGACTTCGGCGCGTTTGAGTATAAAAACTATACTGAGCTGAACGGAAACGCAGATTACCAGGCGTGGATTGACTCCGGCGGCACGCTGCCCTTCCCCGGCGGTGAAAGCCGTGAAGCGTTCTCCGCCCGCAGCGTTGCGGCTTTCCGTTCCCTTCCGCCCTGCGGGGAAAAGGAAAACCGTGCACTCATCGTGCACGGCGGTACCATCATGGCGATTATGGAAGCCATGGCTTCCCCGAAGGGGTCCTATTATGATTTCCAGGTCCGGAACGGACTCGGGTATATTCTGGAAAATGACGGTTCATACAAAGCCCTCGGGTTCTGATTCGTCTGTCTCCCGGTCCGGTCATTCCTGCCACTGGGAGAGCATTTCCCGCATCCATTCATATACGTTCATTCCGTATACCTGCTGCAGGGTATCGGGTGCCATCACCTCGCGGATTTCCCCATGGGCGATGCTTTTTCCGTGATCCATCAGGATCGCATGGGTTCCGTAACGCCTGGCCAGGCTCAGGTCATGTACCACAGACAGCACAGCCCTGCCCGGTTCTTTGAGCCATTCCCGGATCAGGGAGAAAATATGCTGCTGGTATTTCAGGTCCAGGTGATTGGCCGGTTCATCCAGGATCAGTACCTGGGGATTCTGGGCAAACACCTGGGCCAGGAAAACCCGCTGGGTTTCCCCGCCGGACAGTGTCAGCATGCTGGCATGCCGCAGCTCCGTCAGTCCGGTCATTTCCAGCGCTTTTTCCACCTGCGCCTCTCCGGCGTCATCCCGGCCGGAAAACAGGCCGCCCTTATAGGCATACCGCCCCAGTCCGACCACTTCTTCCACCGTATAGGCATAGCTTACATTGTTCTTCTGGGACAGTACGCCGATCCGCTGCGCCAGCCGGGCAGCCTTCATGCTGCGGATATCTTCGTTTTCCCACCGGATGCTTCCGGTATACGGAGTCCCCTGCGCGATCGTTTCAATCAGCGTGGACTTTCCCGCGCCATTCGGGCCGGCCAGCATCAGCCATTGCCCTTCGTCCAGGCGGAAGGAAAGGTCATCCACCACAGCGCTGTCCCCGTAGCGGACGGTGATATGTTCTCCTGTCAGCATCCGCATCACCCCGCCTTCCTGGTCCGGTAGAAAATAATGACAAAGGAAACCGCCCCGACGATGGATGTCACCACACCGATCGGGAGCTCGATGGGGCTGAGGAGCGTACGGGCCGTCAGGTCCGCGAGCAGCAGGAAGATTGCCCCGGAAAACAGGGCGCCGGGCAACAGGCGTTTATGGTTCGGGCCGACCAGCATCCGGGCAATATGCGGCATGATCAGGCCCACAAAGCTCACCGTACCCGCAATGGAAACGCATACGCCGATCAGCACGGAAACAGTGATCAGGATAATCAGCTTCACCCGCTTCACATTCACGCCGATATGGCGGGCATTGTCCTCCCCGATCGCGAATGCGTTCAGTTCCGGGCTGTACCGGATCAGGATCCCCCCGCAGAGGAGAAGGGCCGCGCCCATCACCTTCACGTGGTCATAATTCGTCCCGGAGAAGGATCCCATCGTCCAGAAGCTCAAAGACCGGGTATGGTCGCTGGCAAAGGTGATCACCAGCGAGATGATGGCAGACATCAGCATCGTAAAGATTACGCCGATCAGGATGATACTGCCGGTGCTCAGCGAGCGGTCCAGCGTATAAGCCAGCGAAAGGATCAGGATCAGGGAGCCGAAGGCAAATGCCATGGCCATCACCATGCTGCCGCCGAAGGAAATCCCCGGCAGGGTAAATCCGGTCGCGATCGCGATGATCGCGCCCAGTGCCGCGCCGGAGGATACGCCCATCGTGGATCCGTCGGCAAGCGGATTGCGCAGCAGCCCCTGCATGGCCGCGCCGCATATGGATAAAGCCGCCCCGGCCAGCGTCACACAGAGGACGCGGGGCAGCCGGACATTCAGGATGATATTTCGGGCGATGTTCTCGGGAATGGGCAGTCCCCATACCGCGTTCCATACCGCGGTCACTGTATCGGAAAAGGAAATCCGGACACTGCCGACACAGATGCACAGCGCCATTGTAAAGAACAATGCAACCGTCAGTAAAAGATAGGTCAGGGGAGTAAATTTCTCCCGTCTGAGCTGTCGTGTATCCTGCATGGTAACCTCGTGGTAAACCGGGGAGCCGGAAACAATCCGGCTCCCCGGAGAATGGAGAATCAGGCAGCCGGTGCTTCTTCGGCCTCGATATCATTCACAAAGTTGTACAGTTCGATGGCGGCATCCTTCAGGCGGGGGCTGGGCCGGGCCATGCAGCTGTCGTCGTCATTGAAGACCTTTACGTTTTTGATGGCGCTGATATCTTCCCAGCCGTTCCGGGAAAGAACTTCCTCAACGCCCTCGCTGCCCATGCCGGTAATCAGCACGATATAATCCGGATTGCGTTCAATGACCTGCTCCTCGCTGACCATTGCCCAGGCGTCTTCCAGGTCGTCAAAGATGTTCTTCAGGCCGCAGATTTCCGCCAGCTCGTTCATATAGCTGCTGCGTCCGGCGGAATACAGGCCCCACTGCAGCGGGGAAATCTCAAAGTATACTTTTTTGTCCATGCCGGCGCTCTTGGCTTTGATCTCGTCAAAAGTGCTCTGCATATCGGCAATCAGTGCCTCCGCTTCCGCGTCCTTGCCCATCAGCTTGCCGATCAGGGTGATCGCGGTGTACACGCTCTCGATGTTGGAGGTGGTGCTCACAACGACCTTCACGCCGTTGTCTTCCAGCTGCTGTACCTGTTCTTCGCTCTGGCTCATGCTGTTCAGCAGCACAACCTGGGGCTCGAGCTTCAGGATTTCTTCCACATTGGTCTCTGCGCCGGACTGGACCACCGGCACGTCCAGGATGGAAGCCGGGTAATCCACATACTTTCCGCGTCCGACAATCGTATCCTCGCAGCCCAAGGCGCACAGGATCTCACAGTCGGAAGGCTGCATCACAACGATGCGGGTGGCCGGCTCAGCCAGGGTGATTTCACGGTCAAACATATCCTTCACCGTGATCCCGGTGTCCTCAGCCAGCACAGAGGCGGTGCCGAAGACCATCAGGAGAGCCAGGAAAAGGGAAACCAGTTTCTTGGACATATCATGTCCCTCCTCAAAAAATGATCAAATGAATCAGCGGGAGGGTGTTTTCACAAAAGAAAAGCGTCCCTCCCCGAGGCACGCCAACAAAACCCGCATGTTTTTGCCTTGCAGGTTTCCTAGCATATCCCACCCCCAGGGGAATGATCAATTCACGGTGTAAACAAGTCTCCCGGCTTGGCCTCATCCTACTTGCACACCTTCCCGTCTGTCCGA
It encodes the following:
- a CDS encoding 2-hydroxy-6-oxo-6-phenylhexa-2,4-dienoate hydrolase, which produces MITVTGKIEEYILRNHGGRLDGAIGSSLGSTFVGQLIQRQNVHLDHGIFGSPDLDQSGKFSAWLQSKLVVPLLTGFTGSEKKRKKSKEKLKRFFEMSDEMADKFIDCFARFSPESIRNEYYTDLLTWLEDDIHVEHTRVHFIYARKMGEKYLNRYRKYFRNPDIREFDMQHEQWLFGGEQYTGPVLKAIDEFMEMPV
- the cobT gene encoding nicotinate-nucleotide--dimethylbenzimidazole phosphoribosyltransferase, yielding MNVQQQARKRWDSIAKPLHSLGLLEDLVVRIAGTQGTPDVRIDRRCALVFCGDHGVVRKGVSQAGSEVTALVAKSIAEGTGNINLMASSANADVLAVDMGMLTRVPGTTDRHVGSGTADITEGPAMSREQAEKAVAAGIDMMKTLSERGYRIAVIGEMGIGNTTAASAVTSVLLGLPPEEVTGRGAGLSDAGLRRKIAAIRRAVEVNRPDADDPMDVLAKLGGFELAGMAGAYLGGLKYHIPTIPDGMIPAASALLASRMNSEVTDTLLPGPVSKEPADRLILDSLGLEPVICAQTALGEGTGGILLLPLLDMALKVYNGPHTFEALKMEAYSPQEELP
- a CDS encoding iron ABC transporter permease, translated to MQDTRQLRREKFTPLTYLLLTVALFFTMALCICVGSVRISFSDTVTAVWNAVWGLPIPENIARNIILNVRLPRVLCVTLAGAALSICGAAMQGLLRNPLADGSTMGVSSGAALGAIIAIATGFTLPGISFGGSMVMAMAFAFGSLILILSLAYTLDRSLSTGSIILIGVIFTMLMSAIISLVITFASDHTRSLSFWTMGSFSGTNYDHVKVMGAALLLCGGILIRYSPELNAFAIGEDNARHIGVNVKRVKLIILITVSVLIGVCVSIAGTVSFVGLIMPHIARMLVGPNHKRLLPGALFSGAIFLLLADLTARTLLSPIELPIGVVTSIVGAVSFVIIFYRTRKAG
- the cobD gene encoding cobalamin biosynthesis protein CobD — protein: MRFGILALIAGFLLDLLLGDPEWLYHPVRLIGKYISFAEKRLRARGGNLRKSAVLLTASTVLLTMAAAALILFLLHLAGQIPLFIGMALMNWMGIAVTCMAKEAGDVEKSFDRGIYAARNQVARIVGRDTSRLDEEEIVKAAVETVAENTTDGVISPLFWALLGGPVLLWGFKAANTLDSMVGYMDEKYRDIGWSSAKLDDVLNYLPARLTAVLMTCAAFLGGLDGKNAWRIVRRDHANHKSPNCAWSEAAAAGALHIQLGGTHEYFGKPVLKPTIGDADRPAERKDIRLAVRLLYITAFLMMAVIAVIGLLWGIWI
- a CDS encoding histidine phosphatase family protein; this encodes MSWILIRHGMTQGNLEKRYVGSRTDEPLCPEGILRLKQLSYPDVQCVYASPMKRCLETAGIIYPGLPVRIVPDFRECDFGAFEYKNYTELNGNADYQAWIDSGGTLPFPGGESREAFSARSVAAFRSLPPCGEKENRALIVHGGTIMAIMEAMASPKGSYYDFQVRNGLGYILENDGSYKALGF
- a CDS encoding histidinol-phosphate aminotransferase family protein, which encodes MKHGGNVWGSGDPSGWVDFSANLRPDGPPRWVREAVCDAQRDIRFYPDPDMKRAREGLSTFLGIPADCVLPVPGGIAAIDLALGLSPGCVYIQPPTFSGYAERARVHGRPFETWAGKCRPGDTLVICNPNNPTGSVRKPAELLTLLDALSAGGAGLLVDEAFIEYCPEYSLRGFLRPGLIIAGSLSKILGTPGIRLGYICAVPETVRTLREQMFPWPLDAFASEIAARLPEHAEEIRADCRLNAERRNAFAGQLQALGAEVYPSESNFLLADFRRNMSEAAEQLKARGILVRTCASFGLPGSFWRLAVKKEAENTHLVSELEEILHAR
- a CDS encoding ABC transporter ATP-binding protein, whose translation is MRMLTGEHITVRYGDSAVVDDLSFRLDEGQWLMLAGPNGAGKSTLIETIAQGTPYTGSIRWENEDIRSMKAARLAQRIGVLSQKNNVSYAYTVEEVVGLGRYAYKGGLFSGRDDAGEAQVEKALEMTGLTELRHASMLTLSGGETQRVFLAQVFAQNPQVLILDEPANHLDLKYQQHIFSLIREWLKEPGRAVLSVVHDLSLARRYGTHAILMDHGKSIAHGEIREVMAPDTLQQVYGMNVYEWMREMLSQWQE
- a CDS encoding cysteine-rich small domain-containing protein yields the protein MNSTDHSSHFFRNTECEHFPCHAGICEEEFNCLFCYCPLYTLGKQCGGNFHYTEKGVKSCRDCTFPHRKENYRQIIARFDEIKAVVRRMDGEEE
- a CDS encoding adenosylcobinamide-GDP ribazoletransferase, with amino-acid sequence MPVFRSLLIAFSTYSRIPVPQVEWNEENRRWSMCFFPLVGLVIGLLLWGWLALCGSLKIGPFLRGAVSAIIPLLLTGGIHMDGYMDTIDALASWQPKEKRLEILKDSHVGAFAVMGCAGYLLLSAALYAEAAPADGIRFIGVFVLSRALSAFALLRLKNARNQGMLDDTAKASGQHAVMLSCAVYAALCLLLWLISGGWIAPLCALAAVLCFLYYQHMAYKQFGGVTGDLAGWFLQVTELVLSAVIVIGGKLL
- a CDS encoding ABC transporter substrate-binding protein codes for the protein MSKKLVSLFLALLMVFGTASVLAEDTGITVKDMFDREITLAEPATRIVVMQPSDCEILCALGCEDTIVGRGKYVDYPASILDVPVVQSGAETNVEEILKLEPQVVLLNSMSQSEEQVQQLEDNGVKVVVSTTSNIESVYTAITLIGKLMGKDAEAEALIADMQSTFDEIKAKSAGMDKKVYFEISPLQWGLYSAGRSSYMNELAEICGLKNIFDDLEDAWAMVSEEQVIERNPDYIVLITGMGSEGVEEVLSRNGWEDISAIKNVKVFNDDDSCMARPSPRLKDAAIELYNFVNDIEAEEAPAA
- a CDS encoding bifunctional adenosylcobinamide kinase/adenosylcobinamide-phosphate guanylyltransferase; this translates as MKLYIGGAYQGQEELARRENPGAPVFPDFHETIRREVVKGGLDPRAFAEQFCREHPDAVVAADEVGAGVVPLAAEDRAFREAVGRVLCVIARNAVEVTRCVCGIGVRIK
- a CDS encoding bifunctional adenosylcobinamide kinase/adenosylcobinamide-phosphate guanylyltransferase; the encoded protein is MIILVTGGSGCGKSTWAEKLVQSLLSGKRVYIATMQVYDRESEIRVQRHRAQRAGLGFRTVECEKDLASAPVEDGSVVLLEDLVNLTANEMFDGGNPARIVPALQDLAARCSHLVMVTNDLFSDGGNYSPSVQEYLRCLADIHREAAGMADCVVEMVYSIPVVLKGEVPCLCSVPC
- a CDS encoding cobyric acid synthase → MVQGTASSVGKSVLCSAFLRIMKQDGWKVAPFKAQNMSLNSFVTRSGLEMGRAQVTQAQAAGIEPEACMNPVLLKPTGDRRSQVIVEGKAIGNMTAMEYHQYKPALRRRIKEIYDFLEAKVDCVVIEGAGSPAEINLREGDIVNMSMAQSADAPVILVGDIDLGGVFASLLGTVMLLTEEERNRVKGIIINKFRGDVKILEPGLRMLEDRIHIPVLGVVPWMDVELEDEDSVTERFRRQGGAGDIDVAVVKLRHISNFTDFQSLALQPGCRLRYAENAGDLESADLIVLPGTKNTIEDLIDLRNRGLDQAVIRHARRGRMVVGICGGYQMLGNRLRDPDHTESAVPEAAGLGLLDMDVVFEKEKQTAQAVGVITGASGWTAPYAGTEIDGYEIHAGKVTVGPEAVPWLQIRGQADGIMNREGNVLGTHLHGLFDDGQLFAAVASQVRTLRGDSDPAAAPVSFEEFREKEFDRIAAIVRSSVDMDAVYRIIRGEAVSCVSESLR